The Prunus persica cultivar Lovell chromosome G8, Prunus_persica_NCBIv2, whole genome shotgun sequence genome includes a region encoding these proteins:
- the LOC18767386 gene encoding germin-like protein subfamily 1 member 7 — translation MKGVHFLTSTVAILAFTSFLVSAYDPSPLQDFCVAINKPPSAVFVNGKFCKDPKFVTANDFFFSGLQIAKSTANPVGSTVTAVNVDQIAGLNTLGISLARIDFAPNGLNPPHTHPRGSEILVVLEGTLYVGFVTSNADNNRLISKVLNKGDVFVFPIGLIHFQLNLGYGNAVALAGLSSQNPGVITIANAVFGSKPPINPDVLAKAFQVDNKLVDYLQKQFWYENN, via the exons ATGAAAGGTGTTCATTTCCTCACAAGCACTGTTGCCATATTGGCATTCACAAGCTTCCTTGTGTCCGCCTATGACCCCAGTCCTCTGCAGGATTTCTGCGTAGCAATTAATAAACCCCCATCTGCTG TGTTTGTGAATGGGAAATTCTGCAAGGATCCAAAGTTCGTTACAGCAAatgatttcttcttttctgggCTTCAAATTGCCAAAAGCACAGCAAATCCAGTTGGTTCAACAGTGACAGCCGTGAATGTAGACCAAATAGCAGGATTGAACACTCTTGGCATTTCCCTAGCTCGCATAGATTTCGCACCAAATGGCCTAAACCCTCCTCATACTCACCCTCGTGGCTCAGAAATTCTTGTAGTCTTGGAAGGTACACTCTATGTCGGATTCGTCACATCAAATGCTGATAATAATCGGCTAATCAGCAAGGTGTTGAACAAGGGAGATGTATTTGTGTTCCCAATTGGTCTCATTCACTTCCAACTCAACCTGGGATACGGCAACGCTGTAGCCCTTGCTGGCCTTAGCAGCCAGAACCCAGGAGTGATCACCATAGCCAATGCAGTTTTTGGCTCCAAGCCTCCCATCAACCCTGATGTTTTAGCCAAGGCCTTCCAAGTGGACAACAAATTGGTTGATTATCTTCAGAAACAGTTTTGGTACGAGAACAATTAA